The following proteins come from a genomic window of Proteiniphilum propionicum:
- a CDS encoding NAD-dependent epimerase/dehydratase family protein, whose translation MNNKKILITGASGFIGSTAVNKALSLGYDTWAGIRRSSNRQYLQDERIHFIVLDYTDKEILKGQLSTFVNEHGRFDHIIHVAGLTKALHKSDFDKVNYEQTRHLADALFEIDALPDSFVLMSSLSAIGVGDEINYTPLNSAHLPKPNTAYGKSKLKAENYIKSLDGFPYLILRPTGVYGPRDKDYLILMKAVKSGLNVGAGFKKQLLSFIYSDDLVSVIFTLIEKGIRRKEYFVADGDLYTDTEFNSIVQEALQKKHVLRLKVPLWLVKPAAWINEKVSGLSGKATTFNTDKYLIMKQRNWACDISPLEDDIGFVPKWKLREGIEKTIEWYKKEGWL comes from the coding sequence ATGAATAACAAGAAAATTCTTATAACCGGAGCTAGCGGATTTATTGGGAGCACGGCCGTTAACAAAGCCCTCAGTCTGGGTTACGACACCTGGGCCGGGATCCGCCGCAGCAGCAACCGGCAATATTTGCAGGATGAGCGAATTCACTTTATCGTCTTGGATTATACCGATAAAGAGATACTGAAAGGGCAACTCAGCACTTTTGTGAATGAACATGGCAGGTTTGATCATATTATACATGTTGCAGGCCTGACGAAAGCCCTCCATAAGTCGGATTTCGACAAGGTGAATTATGAACAGACACGACATTTAGCGGATGCACTTTTTGAGATCGATGCCCTACCCGACTCGTTTGTGTTGATGAGTTCGCTCAGTGCCATTGGCGTAGGCGACGAAATCAACTACACGCCATTAAACTCCGCCCACCTTCCCAAACCGAACACAGCTTATGGTAAGAGTAAGCTGAAAGCTGAGAACTATATCAAAAGCCTTGACGGTTTCCCTTACCTGATACTTCGCCCGACCGGTGTTTACGGGCCACGAGACAAGGATTACCTTATCCTTATGAAGGCAGTGAAGAGTGGGTTGAATGTGGGTGCAGGATTTAAAAAGCAGCTTCTGTCATTTATCTACAGCGATGATCTGGTGAGCGTTATTTTCACTCTTATTGAAAAAGGTATCCGCAGAAAAGAGTATTTTGTTGCAGACGGAGATCTGTACACAGACACTGAATTCAATAGCATAGTGCAGGAAGCGCTTCAAAAAAAGCATGTGTTGCGGTTAAAGGTCCCGCTTTGGCTTGTGAAGCCTGCAGCATGGATAAATGAAAAAGTATCCGGGTTGTCAGGTAAAGCGACAACGTTCAACACAGACAAATACCTCATTATGAAGCAACGCAACTGGGCTTGCGATATTTCGCCACTGGAAGATGATATCGGCTTTGTACCCAAGTGGAAGCTGAGAGAAGGGATAGAGAAGACAATTGAATGGTATAAAAAAGAGGGATGGCTGTAA
- the rnr gene encoding ribonuclease R — protein sequence MRKKTTTIHPVTKPRKKDLIASVTDFLAKNKDKQFNYKQIAAALNIRGEEGRRVLINVLDKLRDDDVLLESSRGRYRINNRGLLLEGRFERRSNGKNFFVPDDDGNIIYIPERNSKHAMNGDRVKIQLLAKRKRAETEGAVVDILERAQNRFVGVLEVQKHFAFLVMDSKFLSNDIFIPKEELNDAKNGDKVVVEIVEWPEKANNPVGKVIDILGVPGQNDTEMHAILAQYDLPYKYPEKVEKFADLIPDTFDKGEFDKREDFRDVFTITIDPKDAKDFDDALSIRRISPTQWEVGVHIADVTHYVKPGDLIDREAENRATSIYLVDRTIPMLPERLSNELCSLRPNEEKLCFSVIFNMNEKAEIQKSRIVRTVIRSDSRLTYEDAQTVIDTGKGDFSDEILSLNSLAQQLREKRFANGAINFERYEVKFNLDENGKPLGVFFVESKEANHLIEEFMLLANRTVAEAVGKVPKGKKAKTFVYRIHDVPDPEKLDTLNTFILRFGHKIKTEGTKIDVAKSINSLLDKVQGRPEENLVETIAIRTMSKAVYSTKNVGHYGLAFNYYTHFTSPIRRYPDMLVHRLLERYLNSEKSVDQGPLEEECEHCSQMEQVAANAERDSIKYKQVEFMSDKLGKVYDGVISGVTEWGIYVEINENKCEGMIPIREMDDDFYELDEKNYRLIGRRTKREYRLGQPVTIQVARANLERRQLDFIFA from the coding sequence ATGAGAAAAAAAACTACGACTATTCACCCGGTTACAAAACCCAGAAAAAAAGACCTCATCGCTTCCGTTACAGATTTTCTAGCGAAGAATAAAGATAAACAGTTTAATTACAAGCAGATAGCAGCCGCGCTTAACATCCGTGGCGAAGAGGGGCGGCGTGTACTGATAAATGTACTCGACAAACTGCGCGATGATGATGTACTTCTGGAGTCATCACGTGGGAGATACCGCATAAATAACCGTGGATTGTTACTTGAAGGAAGGTTCGAACGAAGGAGCAACGGCAAGAATTTTTTTGTGCCCGACGACGATGGCAATATCATATATATTCCAGAACGCAACAGCAAGCATGCCATGAATGGTGATAGAGTGAAGATACAGTTGCTGGCAAAGCGCAAACGTGCCGAGACTGAGGGAGCTGTTGTCGATATCCTGGAACGTGCACAAAACCGCTTTGTCGGTGTACTGGAAGTTCAGAAGCATTTTGCTTTTCTTGTGATGGACAGTAAATTCCTTTCGAACGATATTTTCATTCCGAAGGAAGAGTTAAATGACGCAAAGAACGGAGACAAGGTAGTTGTTGAAATTGTTGAGTGGCCTGAGAAAGCCAACAACCCAGTGGGGAAAGTGATAGATATTCTTGGGGTACCCGGTCAAAACGATACCGAGATGCACGCCATCCTGGCTCAGTACGATCTGCCATACAAATATCCTGAAAAAGTTGAAAAGTTTGCTGATCTTATTCCCGATACATTTGACAAAGGAGAATTTGACAAACGGGAAGATTTTCGGGATGTGTTCACCATTACCATCGACCCGAAGGATGCAAAAGATTTTGACGATGCGCTTTCAATCCGCAGGATATCTCCCACACAATGGGAGGTAGGAGTACATATTGCCGATGTTACTCACTATGTGAAACCTGGTGACCTGATCGACAGGGAAGCTGAGAACAGGGCTACCTCGATATACCTGGTGGACCGTACCATCCCCATGCTTCCTGAACGGTTAAGCAATGAATTGTGTTCATTAAGGCCCAATGAAGAGAAGCTCTGTTTTTCGGTTATATTCAATATGAATGAGAAAGCGGAGATACAAAAATCGCGTATCGTACGTACGGTCATCCGTTCAGATAGCCGTTTGACCTATGAGGATGCCCAAACAGTTATTGATACGGGAAAAGGTGACTTCAGCGATGAGATACTGAGCCTCAATTCTCTTGCGCAGCAACTTCGTGAGAAGCGTTTTGCGAACGGAGCAATTAACTTTGAGCGCTACGAAGTGAAGTTCAACCTCGATGAGAATGGCAAACCCCTGGGTGTGTTCTTTGTTGAATCGAAGGAAGCTAATCACCTTATAGAGGAGTTCATGCTTCTTGCAAACCGCACGGTCGCAGAAGCTGTTGGCAAAGTGCCCAAAGGCAAAAAAGCAAAAACTTTTGTATATCGCATACACGATGTCCCAGATCCTGAAAAGCTGGATACGCTGAATACCTTTATTCTTCGTTTCGGCCATAAAATTAAAACAGAAGGTACAAAAATAGATGTGGCTAAAAGCATCAACTCTCTTCTGGATAAGGTGCAGGGACGGCCCGAAGAGAATTTGGTTGAGACGATAGCTATCAGAACAATGTCTAAAGCAGTCTATTCTACAAAGAATGTGGGGCATTATGGTTTGGCTTTCAACTACTATACACACTTCACCTCACCCATACGACGATATCCCGATATGCTTGTACATCGTCTGCTGGAGCGTTATCTTAACAGTGAAAAGAGTGTGGATCAGGGGCCTCTGGAGGAAGAGTGTGAGCACTGCTCACAGATGGAACAGGTTGCAGCCAACGCTGAGCGGGACTCAATAAAGTACAAACAGGTTGAGTTTATGTCTGACAAGCTGGGAAAAGTGTATGATGGCGTTATCTCCGGTGTGACTGAATGGGGCATCTATGTTGAAATAAATGAGAACAAGTGCGAGGGGATGATACCGATTAGGGAGATGGATGATGATTTCTATGAACTGGATGAGAAAAATTATCGTCTGATAGGTCGTCGTACAAAAAGGGAGTACCGCCTTGGTCAGCCGGTCACCATCCAGGTTGCCAGGGCAAACCTGGAGAGGAGGCAACTTGATTTCATATTTGCATGA
- a CDS encoding glycosyltransferase family 2 protein, with product MKNPDNNTLVCVIIVSYNFEPWIHKCIPSVQSSTLSATVLVIDNNSADSTCETIKSEYPDVVLIENKQNLGFGKANNIGIKYAIEKGFEYVFLLNQDAWIEKDTLERLVIAAKSNRCYAIISPVHLNGRGSSADYGFSDYTGIKNREEALHLPSEIVEYSFINAAMWLIPVSILKDAGGFAPIFTHYGEDRNFVLRVQKLGYKIGIVRSAFGYHDREARTLSRTQYFYSEYVYFLTEAVNPTYSYFKAFAYSLLAALKKAVLALFSGKYADFKEYISIIFRLIGKSSAICRTRNNKGTEIMK from the coding sequence ATGAAAAATCCTGACAACAACACCTTGGTATGTGTGATAATTGTTTCATACAATTTTGAGCCCTGGATTCACAAATGCATACCCTCGGTTCAATCATCCACATTGAGTGCAACTGTTCTGGTTATAGACAACAATTCGGCCGACTCCACATGCGAAACCATTAAAAGTGAATATCCTGATGTTGTACTCATTGAGAATAAGCAGAATCTTGGATTTGGCAAAGCCAACAATATAGGCATTAAATATGCCATTGAGAAAGGTTTCGAATATGTATTCCTGCTTAACCAGGACGCATGGATTGAGAAAGATACGCTTGAGAGGCTTGTGATAGCAGCGAAGAGTAACCGTTGCTACGCAATTATATCTCCCGTTCATCTGAATGGGAGAGGCAGTTCCGCCGATTACGGGTTCTCAGATTATACAGGGATAAAAAACCGTGAAGAGGCACTGCATCTCCCTTCTGAGATAGTAGAATATTCTTTTATAAATGCGGCCATGTGGTTGATTCCAGTTTCAATTTTGAAAGATGCGGGGGGGTTTGCACCAATATTTACCCATTATGGGGAAGACCGTAATTTTGTGCTACGTGTTCAAAAGCTGGGATATAAGATTGGAATAGTCAGGTCTGCCTTTGGATATCACGACAGAGAAGCCCGTACCTTAAGCCGCACACAATATTTTTATTCGGAATATGTCTATTTTTTGACTGAAGCGGTAAACCCGACATATTCATATTTCAAAGCTTTTGCATACAGCCTTCTTGCCGCTCTGAAGAAAGCCGTGCTTGCACTTTTCTCGGGCAAGTATGCGGATTTTAAAGAGTACATATCCATTATATTCCGGCTTATAGGAAAAAGCTCAGCCATATGCCGTACGCGAAATAATAAGGGGACTGAAATTATGAAATAG
- a CDS encoding lipopolysaccharide biosynthesis protein gives MAESTLKQKTTVSLFWSFADKFGQQLINLGTSIVLMRILDPSEYGLIGALALFIAFSGLLIDSGFTRSLLNRKTISTAEYSTVFYFNISLALLLYVILFLAAPFLAKIFHEPRIEPVSRILFLSLIFNSGGIIQQTLLTKKADFRGITRINIAALLIAASVAIVMALNGYGVWSLVVQTVLLAFFRTIFLWFYSKWKPVMIFSLKLLRSFMGISNKLLLTSVINAVFNNIYPSIIAFFYPNSMKQVGYYSQASKYQDIPFGILSNSFRSVSMLILPEINNQTERLKRVLSKMIKSLAFLSFPAGFLMILIAEPAFAILFKEKWLPAVPYFRILCLAGVISPFAFVLNELFISREKANYFLGVEIVRRIILVLLIALLFSYGIIGLAASWVIYTYITLIISLVLSGRLVDYSLLEFLTDALPYALVAFVSCAVGYLITLNITGNYLFLVINIVLVSILYLLLCRLFKLEMAKEIEEWLSSKRKKHEKS, from the coding sequence ATGGCGGAATCAACGTTAAAACAAAAAACAACCGTTTCTCTTTTCTGGAGTTTTGCCGATAAGTTCGGCCAGCAACTGATCAATCTGGGGACGAGCATTGTTCTTATGAGAATTTTGGATCCATCGGAATATGGATTGATAGGTGCACTGGCTCTGTTTATCGCTTTTTCCGGATTACTTATTGACAGTGGCTTTACACGTTCATTGCTGAACAGAAAAACCATCTCGACGGCAGAATACAGCACTGTTTTTTATTTCAATATTTCACTCGCTCTACTGCTGTATGTGATTCTATTTTTGGCGGCACCCTTTCTGGCTAAGATATTTCACGAACCTCGCATTGAACCTGTTTCGCGAATACTCTTCTTGTCACTGATATTCAATTCAGGAGGTATAATACAGCAGACACTGCTGACAAAGAAAGCCGATTTCAGGGGAATTACAAGGATAAATATTGCCGCACTACTTATTGCAGCTTCAGTGGCAATTGTGATGGCACTGAATGGTTACGGCGTATGGTCACTGGTAGTTCAAACAGTTCTTTTAGCCTTTTTCCGCACCATTTTCCTTTGGTTTTATTCGAAATGGAAGCCGGTGATGATATTCAGCTTAAAGCTTTTACGCTCTTTCATGGGCATTAGCAATAAGCTTTTGCTTACATCGGTAATAAACGCAGTTTTCAACAATATCTACCCCAGCATCATCGCTTTCTTCTATCCCAACTCCATGAAACAGGTAGGATATTACAGTCAGGCGAGTAAATATCAGGATATCCCTTTTGGTATCCTATCCAACTCTTTTCGTTCCGTATCGATGCTTATCCTACCAGAGATCAACAATCAGACAGAGAGGCTTAAACGGGTATTGAGCAAAATGATCAAATCTCTCGCTTTCCTCTCTTTTCCTGCGGGATTTCTGATGATTTTGATAGCAGAACCTGCCTTCGCTATTCTGTTCAAAGAGAAGTGGCTGCCAGCTGTGCCTTACTTCAGGATATTATGCCTTGCCGGAGTGATATCACCATTTGCATTTGTACTGAACGAACTATTTATCTCTCGAGAGAAAGCTAACTATTTTCTCGGGGTTGAGATAGTACGTCGCATAATTCTTGTGCTGCTTATTGCCCTGCTTTTCAGTTACGGTATAATTGGCCTGGCAGCAAGCTGGGTGATATACACATATATTACCCTTATAATCTCTCTGGTTTTATCAGGAAGGTTAGTTGACTATTCGTTGCTCGAATTCCTTACCGATGCCTTACCTTACGCCCTGGTAGCGTTTGTAAGCTGTGCAGTGGGATATTTAATCACCCTGAATATAACAGGGAATTACCTCTTTCTTGTCATCAACATTGTGCTTGTAAGCATACTCTATCTGTTGTTGTGCCGCCTGTTTAAGCTGGAGATGGCCAAAGAGATTGAGGAGTGGCTCTCTTCCAAAAGAAAAAAACATGAAAAATCCTGA
- the queG gene encoding tRNA epoxyqueuosine(34) reductase QueG — protein MTFSEEIKQYAFSLGFDACGISKAEESGEEARYMKWVSENNHAGMKYLERNISKRLDPRLLVEGAKSIISVALNYYPHRKLPDSVPQFAYYAYGNDYHIVVRQKLLQLFEFIKLRFHGVSGRYFTDSAPVLERFWAAQAGLGFIGKNTLLIIPGKGSFFFLGELIVDLELDYDAPVSHSCGKCRRCLDACPTGAIEKPHWLNSGKCISYQTIENKCEISPEILPLLSNNVYGCDICQKVCPWNRYARPHNTPELNPSDEFLSLDYERLQEMNEDTYRQIFRNSSVKRAKYSGLKRNIEAISKTRYK, from the coding sequence ATGACCTTTTCTGAAGAAATAAAGCAATATGCCTTTTCACTTGGTTTTGATGCCTGTGGCATCAGCAAAGCAGAAGAGAGTGGGGAAGAGGCCCGTTATATGAAGTGGGTCTCGGAGAATAACCATGCCGGGATGAAATACCTGGAACGCAATATTAGCAAGAGGCTTGATCCGCGCCTCCTTGTTGAAGGAGCAAAATCCATTATTTCGGTCGCCCTGAACTATTACCCCCACCGGAAGCTGCCTGATAGCGTGCCGCAGTTTGCTTACTATGCCTATGGGAATGATTATCACATTGTGGTCCGTCAAAAACTGTTACAGTTGTTTGAATTTATAAAACTTCGTTTTCACGGCGTTTCAGGAAGATATTTCACAGACTCAGCTCCTGTGCTGGAACGCTTCTGGGCTGCTCAGGCCGGACTGGGATTCATCGGGAAGAACACTCTGTTGATTATTCCAGGCAAGGGCTCTTTTTTTTTCCTTGGGGAGCTGATTGTCGATCTTGAGCTGGATTACGATGCTCCTGTCTCGCACTCTTGCGGGAAGTGCCGCCGGTGCCTCGATGCCTGTCCCACGGGAGCCATCGAAAAACCTCACTGGCTCAATTCAGGGAAATGTATCTCATATCAAACCATTGAGAATAAATGCGAGATATCACCGGAAATTTTGCCACTGTTAAGCAATAACGTTTACGGATGCGATATTTGTCAGAAGGTGTGTCCATGGAACAGGTATGCCCGGCCACACAATACGCCGGAACTTAATCCCTCGGATGAATTCCTTTCGCTCGATTACGAGAGGCTTCAGGAGATGAATGAAGATACCTACCGGCAGATTTTTCGCAATTCATCTGTAAAAAGGGCAAAATATTCCGGGTTAAAAAGGAATATAGAAGCAATTTCCAAAACTCGCTATAAATAG
- the ruvB gene encoding Holliday junction branch migration DNA helicase RuvB has protein sequence MEETFDIHSNRDFQESEREFENTLRPLTFGGFNGQDKIVENLKIFVSAARMRGESLDHVLLHGPPGLGKTTLSNIIANELGVGFKVTSGPVLDKPGDLAGVLTSLERNDVLFIDEIHRLSPVVEEYLYSAMEDYRIDILIDKGPSARSIQIDLNPFTLVGATTRSGLLTSPLRARFGINMHLEYYDMDTLTGIILRSADILHIGCEKIAAEEIASRSRGTPRVANALLRRVRDFAQVKGNGQIDREIATYALEALNIDRYGLDEVDNKILLTIIDKFKGGPVGITTIATAVGDDAGTIEEVYEPFLIKEGFIKRTPRGREVTELAYRHLGRKSPDEQRFLF, from the coding sequence ATGGAAGAGACATTCGACATACATAGCAACCGGGATTTTCAGGAAAGTGAGCGTGAGTTTGAGAATACTCTGCGCCCGCTAACCTTTGGAGGGTTCAACGGCCAGGACAAGATAGTGGAGAACCTGAAGATTTTTGTGAGTGCGGCACGCATGCGTGGCGAATCGCTCGATCATGTGTTGCTGCACGGGCCTCCCGGCCTTGGAAAAACCACATTGTCAAACATTATTGCTAACGAACTGGGTGTTGGGTTTAAGGTGACATCGGGGCCTGTGCTCGATAAGCCCGGCGATCTGGCAGGCGTACTTACATCACTTGAAAGGAACGATGTACTTTTTATTGATGAGATACACCGTCTTTCACCGGTGGTTGAAGAGTACCTCTATAGCGCCATGGAAGATTACCGCATAGACATACTTATTGATAAGGGCCCCAGTGCACGCTCAATACAGATCGACCTGAATCCTTTTACCCTTGTGGGGGCAACCACCAGGAGTGGATTGCTTACAAGCCCTCTGAGGGCACGGTTTGGAATTAACATGCACCTGGAATATTACGATATGGATACCCTTACCGGTATTATCCTGCGTTCGGCTGATATACTTCATATTGGCTGCGAAAAGATTGCAGCAGAGGAGATAGCTTCACGAAGCAGGGGGACTCCCCGTGTTGCCAACGCGCTTTTGCGCCGTGTACGTGATTTCGCTCAGGTAAAAGGGAACGGCCAGATAGACAGAGAAATAGCTACCTACGCCTTGGAGGCTCTTAATATCGATAGGTACGGGCTCGACGAGGTTGACAACAAGATACTTCTCACGATCATCGATAAATTCAAGGGAGGCCCGGTTGGAATAACCACTATTGCTACAGCCGTTGGCGATGATGCAGGCACTATTGAAGAGGTGTATGAACCTTTTCTTATCAAGGAGGGATTCATAAAACGTACCCCCCGTGGCAGAGAGGTAACAGAGCTTGCCTATCGGCATTTGGGCAGGAAAAGTCCCGACGAACAGCGTTTCCTCTTCTAA
- a CDS encoding DUF4270 domain-containing protein translates to MKFKSLYKALIVTFVALLAISCNDTLDQVGFTIQPEKDRLSVNIDTLNLEARTVKVDSVFTKTKYPVLGEYEDPAFGSIKSEYIGEFYFPEGSGFKPGAAIDSVKVTVSYTTMAGDSLVPMELSVYEVSKSLKGLGDYSNIDPKAYSDMSAPLGKQTFTGKNSTYRIENYTSGYTSSSYTIYDIHVKLPNSLGEKFLAEYNKSDHGKMVNADTFREFFPGLYFTTSFGKSTIINVNLTSLKVHYHYLDKKGSSKGQDTIRTDAMYLYITPEVMQINYINNDDSRLLEENSTLTYVKSPAGVNTEITFPFSKINDKLKSQALNLANFTVYALPDATEDPMVKISPPDYLLLVNKDSLSGFFEKRKITDNVTCFLSDKFDAATYSYKFNNISTLVNYYNEKYKGEPFDLIYYLIPVDATFTTVQQSYYSSGSKVLTSLHNQMWPSAAILDKRQGNLKLQLIFSRF, encoded by the coding sequence ATGAAGTTCAAATCCTTATACAAAGCTCTTATAGTAACCTTTGTCGCTCTTCTCGCAATTTCGTGCAACGACACACTTGACCAGGTAGGTTTCACCATTCAGCCCGAAAAGGATCGGCTTTCTGTGAATATCGATACGTTGAATCTGGAGGCACGCACCGTTAAGGTGGATTCAGTGTTTACAAAAACCAAATATCCGGTATTGGGAGAATATGAAGATCCCGCATTCGGCTCCATTAAGTCTGAATATATAGGCGAATTCTATTTTCCCGAGGGTTCGGGATTCAAACCGGGTGCCGCCATTGATTCAGTTAAAGTAACAGTTTCATACACCACGATGGCCGGAGACTCTCTTGTTCCCATGGAGCTATCGGTTTATGAAGTTAGTAAATCGCTGAAAGGGCTTGGAGACTATTCCAATATCGATCCCAAAGCATACTCCGACATGTCTGCTCCACTTGGAAAACAAACCTTCACAGGAAAAAATTCCACTTACAGAATAGAGAATTATACATCGGGGTACACGTCGAGCAGCTATACAATCTATGATATTCACGTGAAACTGCCTAACTCACTCGGCGAAAAATTTCTTGCGGAATATAATAAATCAGATCATGGGAAAATGGTTAATGCAGATACCTTCAGAGAGTTTTTTCCCGGTCTATACTTTACAACAAGCTTCGGGAAAAGCACTATCATAAACGTAAACCTCACTTCGCTGAAAGTACACTATCATTACCTTGATAAAAAAGGATCATCAAAAGGCCAGGATACTATTCGCACCGATGCAATGTACCTGTACATTACCCCCGAGGTGATGCAGATCAACTACATTAATAACGACGACAGCAGGTTGCTGGAAGAAAACTCCACTCTCACTTATGTAAAAAGCCCGGCTGGAGTAAATACTGAAATAACTTTCCCGTTTTCAAAAATTAATGATAAGCTGAAGTCCCAGGCTCTTAACCTGGCAAACTTTACCGTTTACGCTCTACCGGATGCAACGGAGGACCCGATGGTGAAGATAAGCCCTCCCGATTATTTGCTGCTTGTGAACAAAGATTCCTTGAGTGGTTTTTTTGAAAAGCGCAAAATTACAGACAATGTAACGTGCTTTTTGTCCGATAAGTTTGATGCGGCCACATATTCATATAAGTTCAACAACATCTCAACGCTGGTAAATTACTACAACGAAAAGTATAAGGGTGAACCCTTTGATCTGATATATTATCTGATTCCGGTGGATGCAACATTTACCACCGTGCAGCAGAGCTATTACTCTTCGGGCTCTAAAGTGCTAACATCTTTACACAACCAGATGTGGCCTTCCGCTGCAATATTGGATAAACGGCAGGGTAATCTGAAGCTGCAACTGATATTCAGCAGATTCTAG
- a CDS encoding glycogen/starch synthase, with translation MSQKKILYISQEIYPYLEESTIANTSRYLPQAIQEKGKEIRAFMPKYGNINERRNQLHEVIRLSGMNLIIDDTDHSLIIKVASIQSARMQVYFIDNEDFFQNRETLVDKEGVEYDDNDERSIFFIRGVMETIKKLRWVPDVIHCHGWFSALAPLFIKKGYADDPCFKNAKVVYSVYDELFEKPFNQNTAEKLRFDGIGDPEIEKIKSRGIMDYNNLMKLAIDYSDGIIQGSENIDPAVSEYIRESKAGFLPFSADFEKNVSEIDAFYEKIDA, from the coding sequence ATGTCCCAGAAAAAAATTTTATACATTTCGCAGGAGATTTATCCTTATCTCGAAGAGTCCACTATTGCAAATACTTCACGTTACTTACCCCAGGCCATACAGGAAAAGGGTAAGGAGATCCGTGCCTTCATGCCTAAATACGGCAATATTAATGAACGCCGTAACCAGCTACACGAAGTAATTCGCCTTTCGGGGATGAATCTCATTATTGATGATACCGACCATTCACTCATTATCAAGGTAGCTTCCATCCAGTCTGCACGAATGCAGGTTTATTTTATCGATAATGAAGATTTTTTTCAAAACAGAGAAACTCTTGTCGATAAAGAGGGAGTAGAATATGATGACAACGACGAACGCAGCATATTCTTTATTCGAGGAGTGATGGAGACAATAAAAAAACTGCGCTGGGTACCCGATGTGATCCACTGTCACGGATGGTTCAGCGCTCTTGCACCACTTTTCATAAAAAAGGGATATGCCGATGACCCGTGCTTTAAAAATGCCAAGGTAGTTTATTCGGTTTATGATGAATTGTTTGAGAAGCCTTTTAACCAGAACACTGCAGAAAAGCTTCGATTTGATGGTATTGGAGATCCGGAAATTGAAAAAATTAAAAGCAGGGGCATCATGGATTATAATAATCTCATGAAGCTTGCTATCGACTATTCTGACGGAATTATACAGGGTAGTGAAAATATTGATCCTGCAGTATCGGAATATATCCGGGAGTCAAAGGCCGGTTTTTTGCCTTTCAGTGCCGACTTCGAAAAAAACGTGAGCGAGATTGATGCTTTTTATGAGAAGATAGACGCCTGA
- the panC gene encoding pantoate--beta-alanine ligase, producing MEIIKTVVDLEGLLQGYRHSNKTIGLVPTMGALHDGHASLVRRCVAENDICVVSLFVNPTQFNNKEDLQLYPRTPEKDFQLLETIGADVVFSPSEEEIYPEADTRIFDFGNLDKVMEGRFRPGHFNGVAQVVSKLFAFVMPCRAYFGEKDFQQLVIVREMVKQLKIDVEIVGVPIVREASGLAMSSRNQRLSADQQGIASEIYRILNDSTLMTEQQSPLQLISHVTREINNVPGLSVEYFEIVDGNSLQPVSSWQESAYIVGCTAVFCGNVRLIDNIRYR from the coding sequence ATGGAAATCATTAAAACCGTAGTGGATTTAGAGGGGCTGTTGCAAGGTTATCGTCACAGTAATAAAACCATCGGGCTTGTTCCTACAATGGGGGCACTTCACGATGGGCACGCCTCTTTAGTAAGGCGCTGTGTTGCTGAAAACGATATTTGTGTTGTAAGCCTCTTTGTGAACCCCACGCAGTTCAACAACAAAGAAGATTTGCAGTTATATCCCCGAACACCCGAAAAAGACTTTCAGCTGTTGGAAACCATTGGAGCGGATGTTGTTTTTTCTCCATCCGAAGAGGAGATCTATCCGGAGGCTGATACACGTATTTTCGACTTTGGAAATCTTGACAAGGTTATGGAAGGACGGTTCCGCCCGGGGCATTTTAATGGCGTTGCCCAGGTGGTGAGTAAACTGTTTGCCTTTGTAATGCCATGCAGAGCCTATTTCGGGGAGAAAGACTTTCAGCAGCTGGTTATTGTGAGGGAGATGGTGAAACAGTTGAAAATTGATGTAGAGATAGTTGGAGTGCCAATAGTGAGGGAAGCAAGCGGTTTAGCTATGAGCAGCCGGAATCAGCGCCTTTCGGCCGATCAGCAGGGAATAGCCTCTGAGATATACCGTATCTTGAATGATAGTACTCTGATGACTGAACAGCAGTCGCCCTTGCAACTCATTTCTCATGTCACAAGGGAGATAAACAATGTACCCGGTTTGAGTGTTGAATACTTTGAAATTGTTGATGGAAATTCACTGCAGCCTGTTTCATCCTGGCAAGAGTCCGCATATATTGTAGGTTGTACTGCTGTTTTCTGCGGCAATGTGAGATTAATTGACAATATCAGATACAGATAA